The genomic interval CAGCCACCCCGTCTTTACGGGAATCTGCCGCTGACTGCTTTCCGGCAGAATCCGGTATGACCGGTCTGCCGATCTAGCGGGCGTAGGGGTCGGCGATGCCGATGTACTGCGTGTAGAGGTATTCCTCGATGCCCGCGAGGCCGCCTTCACGTCCGAGGCCGGACTGCTTGACGCCGCCGAACGGTGCGGCCGCGTTGGAAAATGACGCCGGCGTTCAGGACGAGCATGCCGGTCTCGAGGCGTTCGCCCATCCGGATGCCGCGGTTCAGATCCTTCGTGAAGACGTACGCCACCAGCCCGTACTCGGTGCTGTTGGCCAGGCGGATGGCCTCGTCTTCGGTGTCGAAGGTAGTTCGGAGGACGGACCTCCGCTCCCGCTGCATGAATTTGGCGCATCTTCGCCTGTCCCGCAACCGCGCGGCCGCCGGATTCGACGACCGCGCGAAAGCAACTCACGGTGTGGGGGGTTTCGAAGGGATTCCTAGTAGATGGCTTTGATTTCCAGGAATTCTTCGAATGCGTAGACTCCGCCTTCGCGGCCAATCCCGGACTTCTTGAAGCCTCCGAAGGGGACATCAGGTGTGGCCTTTGAGCCGTTAATCGACACTTGTCCGGTCCGGATGCTGCGTGCAACGTCGACGGCGCTGTCATGGTTTGTTGACCAGACTGCTCCGCCCAGCCCATAGGATGAATCGTTGGCGATGTCGATTGCTTCCTGAACCGAGTCGTAGGCGAGAATCACCAGGACGGGACCGAAGACTTCCTCCTGTGCGATGGGCATGGATGTCGTAATGCCACTGAAGACGGTTGGTCGCACGAAATAGCCGTGCTCTGTTCCGTCTGGTCGTCCTGCACCTCCGGTCAGCAGGACGGCACCGTCGTCTATGGCCTTTGAAATATGTGCACGCACACGCTCCAGCTGGATTTCGGAAACAACCGGCCCGATTTGAGTGCTGCGATCGGTGGGGGAACCAACAGTGAACGACTCGGCGGCGGCGACTGCCAGCGACTCAACTTCGGAGAGCCGGTCGCGCGGTACAACAAGCCGTGTGTGAGCGCAACAAGTTTGGCCCGAGTTGCTGTAGCAATCCGCGACGGTTGCGGCGACCGCTGCGGAAAGATCCGCGTCGGGCAACACCACACTTGCTGATTTTCCACCCAACTCAAGCGTCACCCGTTTGACATCCGCCGCGCCAAGCGCGGCCACCCTGGTTCCAGCACCCGTCGATCCGGTAAACGAAAGAAGGTTGACGAGCGGGTGGGTAGCCATCGGTTCGCCCGCCTCAGGTCCGTATCCTGTTACCAGATTGAATACGCCAGCAGGAAGGCCGACTTCCTGGATAATCTCGGCGAGCACGAAGATGCATAGCGGAGCCACCTCGGACGGCTTCAGAACGACGGTGCAACCAGTGGCCAGGGCCGGCGCCAGCTTCGCTGCCACCTGCACCAGCGGGTAGTTCCACGGCGTAATTGCTCCTACAACTCCGACAGGTTCCTTGCGGATCAGGGTTGATGCGTTGTATTGCTCCTCGAAATTGAAATCGCGAAGTGCTTTCTCGCTGTCGCGAAAATACGTGATGGTGGATCCGACGTGAACGTTCTCAGAGAATGTGATGGGTGTGCCGACCTCGCTCGTGATCAGCGCGGCGATCTCGTCCTTCCTGGCCTCGATCCCGTCTGCAATGGCACCCAGGAAGTCGGCCCGCACACCAGCGTCCGTCGCTGCCCAACCTGGGTATGCCCGATTCGCCGCCTGAACTGCCCCATCGATGTCCTGCGCCGAGCCGGCGGGAACCACCCCTGTGACCTGTTCGGTGGCTGGGTCGATGACGTCAATTGTTGTGGCGGTGCTGGGGCTGGTCCAGGAACCGTCGATGAAAAACTTGTCACGCACGATCATGATCGTTCACTCTCTCCTTTGGGCAGGGTCATTTTCACTACGGCGGGTGCGCCGTTTTCGAGAGATGTTTCCTTTTCTTATTACTGCTGAACAGACCCGATTCAGTGATCCGTGGACGTCAGCTGCTGGTTTTCCCCGGCGTTTAACTGGGCCGGGGAGTCACTTCGTCTCCAATTCGGTGGTCGGGTGCTGCTGCGTCGGGTTCGGCGTCTTCTGGTCAAGTGCCAGTTTCAGCACTTCGGCCAGGTGACGGGCGTTGACTCCGGTGCCCTGCGTCACCTGTGTACGGCATGAGAAACCGTCGGCGAGCACGAGCGTGGCTTCGTCTTTCGTTCGTACCTTGGGGAAGAGTTCGCGTTCTCCCAGGGCCTGCGAGACGTCCCAGTGCCCGGGCTCGAAACCAAAATTGCCTGCGAGTCCGCAGCAGCCGGAGCCGATGATGTCAGTGTCCACTCCCAGCTTCTGCAGCACGGCCTTGTCCGGGTTATAGGAGCCCTTCGCTTCCTGGTGGCAGTGCACCTGGGAGATGGCCTTAGCGTTGATTTCGCCGAACGGCCAGGGTCCGCGGTGGGCCGCCACGATGTCCGCCAGGGTCACGACCTGGCGGGCGAGCTTGGCGGCTCGGGGGTCATCGGGCAACAGTTCGGTGATCTCGTCCGTGAGCATGACGGTGCAGGACGGCTCGAGCCCGATGATGGGCATGTTGCCGTCCAGGGCCGGACCCAACGAGTCCAGGGTCTGCGAAATAATCCGCTTGGCCATGTCCAGCTGTCCGGTGGAGTGCCACGTCAGCCCGCAACACACCTGGCCATCCGGGAGGATCACGCGGTATCCCATCGCCTCAAGGACCTCGACCGAGGCCTGACCCACCTCAGGGGAATTGAAGTTGTTGAACGTGTCCGGCCACAGCATCACGGTGGGTCGTTCGGGACCGGCCGTTGCCGGCGCACCCGAAGTTTTTTCCTGTGCCCGGGCACGGGTTGCAAACCACTTCCGTAGGGTTTGGGGTGCGAAGTGGATCATGCGGCGCTTGGGCTCGATGCCAGCCAGGCGTTTGACCAGCTCTTCGACCGGGCGGAATCCAAGTGTCCAGTTGGCTAATCGGGCGGTGCCCGGGACAGCCTCAAGCAGGCGGGATGTCAGCGGTAGCCATCCCATTGCGTAGTGGGCCATGGGGCGGATGCGGCCCTTGTAGTGGTGATGGAGGAATTCGGCCTTGTATGTGGACATATCGACGTTCACGGGGCATTCAGTGGAGCAGGCCTTGCAGGACAAGCACAGGTCCAGTGCCTCCAGAGTTTCCTTGGATCGCCAACCATCAGTCACTGACTCCCCGCGTAACATCTCCCCCAGGGCGCGCGCCCGCCCGCGGGTGGAGTGGACCTCGTCCCGTGTCACCTGGTAGGAGGGGCACATGGAGCCCACATCGGAGCGGCAGAGCCCCACACCTACGCAGCGGTTTGTGGCGCCTGCGAATGATCCGCTGTCATGGCTGAAGGCGTGTACCGGGGTCAGTTCGAAGGTTCGGTTTCCGGGACCGGGACGGATGCCCTGGTCGATGGGCTCCGGGTTAACGAGTACGCCCGGGTTAAAGAAGTTCTCCTTATCGAAGATGTTTTTGAATTGTGCGAAGGCCTTCAGCGCTTCCGCGGAGTAGATCAAGGGCAGCAGTGCCGAACGTGCGCGCCCATCACCGTGTTCACCGGACACAGACCCGCCATAGCGGGCCACCAGTGCGGCCGCCTCCTCGATGAACGTCCGGTAGCCGAGGACGCCTTCCTCTGATCCGAGGCTGAAATCGATCCGAATGTGCACGCAGCCTTCGCCGAAGTGGCCGAACGGTATGCCGCGCAGCCCATGTGAGTCCATGATTTTGTACAGGTCGCGCAGATAGTCTGCCAGGTGCTCCGGGGGTACAGCCGAGTCCTCCCAGCCGGGCCAGGCCTCGCCGCCGTCGGGTAGCCGGGTGACGATGCCCGCCCCCGCCTCACGGATGCGCCACAGCGCACGCGCCTGATTGGTCTCCGTCACGACAACAGAGTCGACGATGCGCCCGTCGCGGACCAGCTCGTCAACCAGCGCCCGGGCCGCGTCACCGGCCTCGGCGGGGGTTTCTGCTCCGACCTCCACGTACAGCCAGCCTCCGCCGTCGGGCAACTCGGAACCTGCCGTCTCTTGGCCGGGCCGTGTACGCAGGGCGGCCAGCAGGTCAGCCCCCATTCCTTCGACCGTGTACACGCCAGGGCGTCGCAGAAGAGGTGCAGCGCCGGCGGCCCCGAAGACATCGGAGAATCCGAGGACGGCCAGCGCCGTGGCCCGCGGACGCTCGACGAGCCTGACTGTCAGCTCGGTGATGATCCCGCAGGTTCCTTCGGTTCCCGCCATGGCTTTGGCCACGTTGAAGCCATTCTCGGGGAGCAGATGATGCAACCCGTATCCCGATACTTGGCGGGCGAATTGCCCAAGTTCAGTCCTCAGGATGCCCAGGTGCTCGTCTCGGAGCCGTTCGAGCTGGTCCGCGATCACCGGGTCGCTGCAGTTGTCGGAGCCGACCTCAATCTCTCGCCCGTCAGCCAGCATGAGCTTGAGGGAGACGATGTTGTCCGCGGCAGTGCCCCAGGCAACGGAGTGGGAGCCACAGGCGTTATTGGCGAACATGCCACCGACGGTGCAGCGCGAGTGCGTTGAAGGGTCGGGCCCATAGGTGAGCCCGAACTCTCCTGCCGCGTCCCGCAGCGTGTCGCACACGACTCCCGGGCGGATCCGTGCCGTGCGGGCCTCGGGGTCAATGGCGAGGATCTGATTGAAGTAGCGGCTGGTATCGATGATGAGTCCGTCGCCGATCGCGTTTCCGGCCACGGAGGTCCCACCCCCTCGGCATACGACGGACCAACCGCGTTCCTTCGCGACGGACAGGGCATCGCGGATCTCCTCTACGGAGCGGGGCTCAACAACGGCCGCGGGTACGCGCCGGTATATCGAGGCGTCCGAAACGTAGGCAACGCGTGTGGTGAGGTCCTCTCGCAGGGCGACGGGGGTCATTTCTTCTCCTACTGTGCGGTGACAGCTGGGTGCTCCCAGCTGTCACCGCAGCGATTGTCAGGGTGATAATTTTTGGCCGGCTGTCCGTCCGTTTCGGGCGGCCGAACGTCATGGGCGCGGCCATTACGAGCGCAGTGACACCATTCGGGCGACCATTACAGTGATCGACACGGCAGAACTTCCCGTCGTATCCCAGGTCCGCCCGAAGGAAATAGGGGCTGACGAAGCTCTACGGGAGTAGCAACTCCACGTCTCCGATCTGGCTGTCTCCTGCCATTTCTGGTTCGGACCACTCTCGTGAACGCCATAGCCTCCGGTGTATGGCGCATGTCCTGTCCACGGCTGGGGGTGTCGGTGTTCATGAGAGTACGAGCTGTCTGGGGATCTCTGAGGCGGCGGCGGCCAGCCAGCCTGCGTCCAGGCCTTCACGGAAAAGGGCGGCAACCAGCTGTCGCAGCGCCTCGGGCGGTTGCGGGCTGTCCGGTTGCCCGGCATCGGAGGCCAGGATGAGCCGGTCACCGGCGGCTCGTGCCACCTGGGCCAGGCGCGCCGGTGTCATGCCAGACTGGTGCCACAGCTGATAGGCGGTGATTTCGATGTAGGCGCCCCGGGCGGCAAGCTCGGCGATCTCGGCCACGCTCATTCCTGGCACGGTGTAGGAGGGGTGGGTCAGCAGGAACCGGGTGATGCCGCGTTGCTGCGCCTGATCCAGTAGCCACCGGCACTCGGGCCCGCTGAGGTGCCCGGTGCAGAGTACGGCGTCGTGTTCGGCGATGAGGTCCAGGACCAAGGAAATCTCTGCCGACTGCTGCTCGTTGGGCGTGAGTACCGGGGGGACCGCCAGTACGGCCCGGTCGAGGCGGGAATCAAGATCGCTGAGGCGGGGCAGGGCCGCGGTTTCCTGGGTGTGGGCGTCGGCGGTCGGGAACCAGACCACCCTGCCGCCGCTTCCCAGGGCCGAGACGACGGCTGCCGGGTTCACCCCGCCGGCGGCCCGGTTCAGCGCGATGCCGCCGACAACATCCAGCCCGGAGGACCGGGCCAGCGCCGTTGCCCGGCCGACAGTTGACTCGTGGTGGGCCTTCAGGACGAAGCCGGAGAACCCCGCCTCCGCATAGCGGGCGCAGATTTCGTCGTCGTAGCCGATACGCCCGATGACGTCGGGCGCGGCGTGGACATGGACGTCAAACACGCGGATCGTGTCCTTCCGGAACGGCCTCTGCCGAGGAGTGACGCTTGAGGGTTTTGAGCACCACGTCATAGCGGGATTCATCCAGTATTGGCGTCCGGGCACGGAGTGCACGAAGAGCCGCCAGATCGAGGGTGGCATGCAACGTGATCTCCGTATCCCCGGCTTCGGCCAGGGTTGACCCGTCCGGGCCCAGGATGCGGGACCGGCCCCAGAACTTCGCACCGCTGTCCGTCCCGCACCGGTTGATGAAGACCACATAGCACTGCAGCAGCAGGGCGGCGTGTTCTAGGATGACCTGCCATGTTCGCTGCACTTGCGCCGCGTTGGCGCCTTCGATGCTCGCAACGGGCACGATCAGCACTTCTGCGCCTGCCTGGGCCGCGAGCCATGGGATGACGGGGTGCCACATGTCGTTGCAGATGACGGTGGCGCACTGGGCGCCGCGGATGACCGTCGTGCCCAGCGCGTCGCCGGCTTCAAAGCCGAGGTGTTCGTTCCACGGGGCATACGAGACAGGGTGGATCTTATGCTGAAGATGACGTTCCTCCCGGCCGGTGATCAGGTAGGCGTTGCGGGGACGCCCCTCACCCACAGTTTCGGCAAAACCTATCCCCATGGCGCCTCGCCGGTTGGCGAAGGCGGAGAGCCGCTCATCGTCCGCTGTCAGCGGGCGATAATCCGCCTCGGCGTCGAACCCGAACCCGTTGACCGCCAGTTCCGGTGTCAGGACCAGGTCCAGGTCGCCGAGACCGTCTCCCAGTTCCAGAATCCGCCGGATGTTTGCCTCTACCTGGCCGAATACCGGGGCGGTCTGCAACAGTCCGACGGTCAGGGTGTCCGCCGGCGACGGCTGGGACATCAGTTGAGCTTGTTGGCTGTCAACCACGCGCTGGCCACCTCCTCGGGCGTTTTGCCGTCGACGTCGATTTCGGCGTTGAGCTTTTGCAGTTCGGTGGTTGTCAGCAGTTTGCTGATCGGTTCCATCACGGTTTGGACTTCCGGGGTCTTCTCCAGCGTGGCAGTCCTAACGTTCAACGAGAGGTTGTAGGGCGGGAAGAACTTCTTGTCGTCCTCGAGCACCGTCAGTCCCAGGGAGGCGATGCGGCCGTCGGTGGCGAACACTTCGCCGAAGCTACAGGGGTTGCCCGTTCCGATGGCGTTGTAGATGGGACCTTCCGCCAACTCGGCGACCTTGTTCTGGGGAA from Pseudarthrobacter sp. SSS035 carries:
- a CDS encoding carbon-nitrogen hydrolase family protein, translating into MSQPSPADTLTVGLLQTAPVFGQVEANIRRILELGDGLGDLDLVLTPELAVNGFGFDAEADYRPLTADDERLSAFANRRGAMGIGFAETVGEGRPRNAYLITGREERHLQHKIHPVSYAPWNEHLGFEAGDALGTTVIRGAQCATVICNDMWHPVIPWLAAQAGAEVLIVPVASIEGANAAQVQRTWQVILEHAALLLQCYVVFINRCGTDSGAKFWGRSRILGPDGSTLAEAGDTEITLHATLDLAALRALRARTPILDESRYDVVLKTLKRHSSAEAVPEGHDPRV
- a CDS encoding FAD-binding and (Fe-S)-binding domain-containing protein, translated to MTPVALREDLTTRVAYVSDASIYRRVPAAVVEPRSVEEIRDALSVAKERGWSVVCRGGGTSVAGNAIGDGLIIDTSRYFNQILAIDPEARTARIRPGVVCDTLRDAAGEFGLTYGPDPSTHSRCTVGGMFANNACGSHSVAWGTAADNIVSLKLMLADGREIEVGSDNCSDPVIADQLERLRDEHLGILRTELGQFARQVSGYGLHHLLPENGFNVAKAMAGTEGTCGIITELTVRLVERPRATALAVLGFSDVFGAAGAAPLLRRPGVYTVEGMGADLLAALRTRPGQETAGSELPDGGGWLYVEVGAETPAEAGDAARALVDELVRDGRIVDSVVVTETNQARALWRIREAGAGIVTRLPDGGEAWPGWEDSAVPPEHLADYLRDLYKIMDSHGLRGIPFGHFGEGCVHIRIDFSLGSEEGVLGYRTFIEEAAALVARYGGSVSGEHGDGRARSALLPLIYSAEALKAFAQFKNIFDKENFFNPGVLVNPEPIDQGIRPGPGNRTFELTPVHAFSHDSGSFAGATNRCVGVGLCRSDVGSMCPSYQVTRDEVHSTRGRARALGEMLRGESVTDGWRSKETLEALDLCLSCKACSTECPVNVDMSTYKAEFLHHHYKGRIRPMAHYAMGWLPLTSRLLEAVPGTARLANWTLGFRPVEELVKRLAGIEPKRRMIHFAPQTLRKWFATRARAQEKTSGAPATAGPERPTVMLWPDTFNNFNSPEVGQASVEVLEAMGYRVILPDGQVCCGLTWHSTGQLDMAKRIISQTLDSLGPALDGNMPIIGLEPSCTVMLTDEITELLPDDPRAAKLARQVVTLADIVAAHRGPWPFGEINAKAISQVHCHQEAKGSYNPDKAVLQKLGVDTDIIGSGCCGLAGNFGFEPGHWDVSQALGERELFPKVRTKDEATLVLADGFSCRTQVTQGTGVNARHLAEVLKLALDQKTPNPTQQHPTTELETK
- a CDS encoding DUF6282 family protein: MFDVHVHAAPDVIGRIGYDDEICARYAEAGFSGFVLKAHHESTVGRATALARSSGLDVVGGIALNRAAGGVNPAAVVSALGSGGRVVWFPTADAHTQETAALPRLSDLDSRLDRAVLAVPPVLTPNEQQSAEISLVLDLIAEHDAVLCTGHLSGPECRWLLDQAQQRGITRFLLTHPSYTVPGMSVAEIAELAARGAYIEITAYQLWHQSGMTPARLAQVARAAGDRLILASDAGQPDSPQPPEALRQLVAALFREGLDAGWLAAAASEIPRQLVLS
- a CDS encoding aldehyde dehydrogenase family protein, yielding MIVRDKFFIDGSWTSPSTATTIDVIDPATEQVTGVVPAGSAQDIDGAVQAANRAYPGWAATDAGVRADFLGAIADGIEARKDEIAALITSEVGTPITFSENVHVGSTITYFRDSEKALRDFNFEEQYNASTLIRKEPVGVVGAITPWNYPLVQVAAKLAPALATGCTVVLKPSEVAPLCIFVLAEIIQEVGLPAGVFNLVTGYGPEAGEPMATHPLVNLLSFTGSTGAGTRVAALGAADVKRVTLELGGKSASVVLPDADLSAAVAATVADCYSNSGQTCCAHTRLVVPRDRLSEVESLAVAAAESFTVGSPTDRSTQIGPVVSEIQLERVRAHISKAIDDGAVLLTGGAGRPDGTEHGYFVRPTVFSGITTSMPIAQEEVFGPVLVILAYDSVQEAIDIANDSSYGLGGAVWSTNHDSAVDVARSIRTGQVSINGSKATPDVPFGGFKKSGIGREGGVYAFEEFLEIKAIY